The following are from one region of the Sandaracinus amylolyticus genome:
- a CDS encoding Maf family protein: MPSGRPLVLASTSAARRALLDRLRLPYEAVAPVCDEDAIAGPSAEETAQLRALAKAESVARVRPGAVVIGSDQVVELDGELLGKPGSPERAAAQLARLAGREHRLVTAVALVQDDASEVRTSVHRMAMRPLAGDEIGRYVAADGPSHCAGSYKVESLGIALFDRIEGDDWTAIVGLPLLAVSSMLRGAGFALP; the protein is encoded by the coding sequence ATGCCTTCGGGGCGGCCCCTCGTGCTCGCATCGACGTCCGCTGCACGCCGCGCGCTGCTCGATCGTCTCCGCCTCCCCTACGAGGCCGTCGCGCCAGTGTGCGACGAGGACGCGATCGCGGGGCCCAGCGCGGAGGAGACCGCGCAGCTGCGCGCGCTCGCGAAGGCGGAGAGCGTGGCGCGCGTGCGCCCCGGTGCCGTGGTGATCGGCTCCGATCAGGTGGTCGAGCTCGACGGTGAGCTGCTCGGGAAGCCCGGCTCGCCCGAGCGCGCGGCCGCGCAGCTCGCCCGGCTCGCAGGGCGGGAGCACCGTCTCGTCACCGCCGTCGCGCTCGTCCAGGACGACGCGAGCGAAGTGCGCACGAGCGTCCATCGCATGGCCATGCGTCCTCTTGCTGGCGACGAGATCGGGCGTTACGTGGCGGCCGATGGGCCCAGCCATTGCGCTGGCAGCTACAAGGTCGAGAGCCTCGGGATCGCGCTGTTCGATCGTATCGAGGGAGACGACTGGACGGCGATCGTGGGGCTTCCGCTTCTCGCGGTGAGCTCGATGCTCCGCGGCGCGGGGTTCGCATTGCCGTAG
- a CDS encoding TraR/DksA family transcriptional regulator, translating to MAKARTTEKSGAKKTAATTTTKASASERPAKPAAKPAAAAPSAVEKPAAAAKPAAAASPKERTAAGTMSNNQPIPDASQVRAHPDAKLSAKEIQGLYQKLIDERNRVLSGFDRHVSEALEDGDVLADEIDIAQRSTDQAWLFRFADKERKLLIEIEAALEKMRSGEYGLCEGTDEPIGFKRLELRPWTRYSVGYKELLEREKAQHTR from the coding sequence ATGGCGAAGGCACGCACGACCGAGAAGAGCGGAGCGAAGAAGACGGCCGCGACGACGACGACGAAGGCGAGCGCCTCCGAGCGCCCCGCCAAGCCGGCCGCGAAGCCCGCCGCCGCGGCTCCGTCTGCGGTCGAGAAGCCGGCCGCCGCCGCGAAGCCCGCGGCCGCCGCGTCGCCGAAGGAGCGCACGGCCGCCGGCACGATGTCGAACAACCAGCCGATCCCCGACGCGTCGCAGGTGCGCGCGCATCCCGACGCGAAGCTCAGCGCGAAGGAGATCCAGGGCCTCTACCAGAAGCTCATCGACGAGCGGAACCGCGTGCTCAGCGGCTTCGATCGCCACGTGAGCGAGGCGCTGGAGGACGGCGACGTGCTCGCGGACGAGATCGACATCGCGCAGCGCTCGACCGACCAGGCGTGGCTCTTCCGCTTCGCCGACAAGGAGCGGAAGCTGCTCATCGAGATCGAGGCCGCGCTCGAGAAGATGCGCTCGGGCGAGTACGGGCTCTGCGAGGGCACCGACGAGCCGATCGGCTTCAAGCGCCTCGAGCTGCGCCCGTGGACGCGCTACTCGGTCGGCTACAAGGAGCTGCTCGAGCGCGAGAAGGCGCAGCACACGCGCTGA
- the cpaB gene encoding Flp pilus assembly protein CpaB, which translates to MNRTLLMLSAALLVMGVLVFWMYQDQFRAEEAGGQTIEVVAAAIDIELGQPVRAEWLTTKEVPQSYLEERHIPADGMRDLIGLPLAQAVHAGEAVLRTDLSAMSDARRTLSGTIPSGQRAVTIMARPTSTFGGLLRPGDRVDVLLTVGSRELPDTWRQVVVLENILVLAVGQEFEVRDAVEAPTTGGSRGDTRDVRFGRATNITLQVTVEQGALLTIARQRGGLSLLLRNPNDIQVGGNHPDIVAADVLEPARRARFLRRTVAVAAPVAPPPPEGAATTATPGTEPAAAPAAPTAPAAP; encoded by the coding sequence ATGAACCGCACCCTCCTCATGCTCTCGGCGGCGCTCCTCGTGATGGGCGTCCTGGTCTTCTGGATGTACCAGGACCAGTTCCGCGCCGAGGAGGCGGGCGGCCAGACGATCGAGGTGGTCGCGGCGGCGATCGACATCGAGCTCGGTCAGCCGGTGCGCGCCGAGTGGCTCACCACGAAGGAAGTGCCCCAGAGCTACCTCGAGGAGCGCCACATCCCGGCCGACGGCATGCGCGACCTGATCGGCCTGCCGCTCGCCCAGGCGGTGCACGCCGGCGAGGCGGTCCTCCGCACCGATCTCAGCGCGATGTCCGACGCGCGCCGCACCCTCTCGGGCACGATCCCCTCCGGCCAGCGCGCGGTGACGATCATGGCGCGCCCGACCTCGACGTTCGGCGGCCTGCTGCGCCCGGGCGATCGCGTCGACGTGCTGCTCACCGTCGGCAGCCGCGAGCTGCCCGACACCTGGCGTCAGGTCGTGGTGCTCGAGAACATCCTCGTGCTCGCGGTCGGCCAGGAGTTCGAGGTGCGCGACGCGGTCGAGGCCCCGACGACCGGCGGCTCGCGCGGCGACACCCGCGACGTGCGCTTCGGCCGCGCGACGAACATCACGCTGCAGGTCACGGTCGAGCAGGGCGCGCTCCTCACGATCGCGCGCCAGCGCGGCGGGCTGAGCCTGCTGCTGCGCAACCCCAACGACATCCAGGTCGGCGGCAATCACCCCGACATCGTGGCGGCCGACGTGCTCGAGCCGGCGCGCCGCGCTCGCTTCCTGCGCCGCACCGTCGCGGTCGCCGCGCCCGTCGCTCCGCCGCCGCCCGAAGGCGCGGCCACGACTGCGACCCCGGGCACCGAGCCCGCCGCCGCGCCCGCCGCACCGACTGCGCCCGCCGCACCCTGA
- a CDS encoding Fur family transcriptional regulator: MATLATKAPRKSGELKTLLRDAGLRATAARTAVFQCLIDAGGPLSHAEVCDRLADAGFDRATVYRNLADLTEAGLVRRTDLGDHLWRFELTTKVEHPIDEVHPHFVCTECGTVACLPEGAVTLNPVKGAPKSFKTGTVEVQVRGTCNGCG, encoded by the coding sequence GTGGCGACCCTCGCGACGAAAGCACCGCGCAAGAGCGGCGAGCTCAAGACGCTCCTGCGCGACGCGGGGCTGCGCGCGACCGCCGCGCGCACGGCGGTGTTCCAGTGCCTGATCGACGCGGGCGGCCCGCTCTCGCACGCCGAGGTGTGTGATCGCCTCGCCGACGCGGGCTTCGATCGCGCGACCGTCTATCGCAACCTCGCCGACCTCACGGAAGCGGGCCTGGTGCGCCGCACCGACCTCGGCGATCACCTCTGGCGCTTCGAGCTCACGACGAAGGTGGAGCACCCGATCGACGAGGTGCACCCGCACTTCGTCTGCACCGAGTGCGGCACCGTCGCGTGCCTCCCCGAGGGCGCGGTGACGCTGAATCCGGTGAAGGGCGCCCCGAAGTCGTTCAAGACCGGCACCGTGGAAGTGCAGGTCCGAGGCACCTGCAACGGCTGCGGGTAG
- the uvrB gene encoding excinuclease ABC subunit UvrB, which yields MTTDDRFELVTHMQPRGDQPAAIEALVRGLGQGAKRQCLLGITGSGKTFTIANVIQRTQRPALIMAPNKTLAAQLYGEMRELFPNNAVEYFVSYYDYYQPEAYVPSSDTYIEKDAIINEKIDRMRHSATRALLSRRDVIIVASVSCIYGIGSRDSYVEMMIRIEKGQQIRRDELLRRLVDVQYDRNDVDFHRGAFRVRGDVVEIFPVSEETKAIRVEFWGDEIDRIQEIDPLRGKPIRELSGYAIFPGSHYVTPEEQRKRAIEGIKTELQDRLEGLSSEMKLVEKQRLEQRTLYDLEMMEQTGFCHGIENYSRHLSGRMKDEPPPVLIDYFPQDFLLVLDESHQTVPQIAAMFRGDRARKEILVDHGFRLPSALDNRPLQFDEFWQRAGDTIFVSATPGEYELQETQGEVVEQIIRPTGLIDPVIHVRPVTNQVDDLLGEIRGRVERDERVLVTTLTKRMSEDLTEYYSELGVRVRYLHSDIDTLERVEILRDLRRGEFDVLVGINLLREGLDLPEVSLVAILDADKEGFLRSPRSLIQTIGRAARNVRGEVLMYADKVTDAMQYAMDETNRRREIQQKYNEEHGITPETVKRAVLDLDPSSGGGDWSSVPRGRDVADDTSKSLPERIEELRSEMLLAAEQLEFEKAAELRDRIKKLESQMDGVDVAKSASSASSAKKAPARGAATARSGNRGRARGR from the coding sequence ATGACCACCGACGACCGCTTCGAGCTCGTGACGCACATGCAGCCGCGCGGCGACCAGCCGGCGGCGATCGAAGCGCTGGTGCGCGGCCTCGGCCAAGGGGCGAAGCGCCAGTGCCTGCTCGGGATCACCGGCAGCGGCAAGACGTTCACCATCGCGAACGTCATCCAGCGCACCCAGCGTCCCGCGCTGATCATGGCGCCGAACAAGACGCTCGCGGCGCAGCTCTACGGGGAGATGCGCGAGCTCTTCCCGAACAACGCGGTCGAGTACTTCGTCAGCTACTACGACTACTACCAGCCCGAGGCGTACGTCCCGTCGAGCGACACGTACATCGAGAAGGACGCGATCATCAACGAGAAGATCGATCGCATGCGGCACAGCGCGACGCGCGCGCTGCTCTCGCGTCGCGACGTGATCATCGTGGCGAGCGTCTCGTGCATCTACGGCATCGGCTCGCGCGACTCGTACGTCGAGATGATGATCCGGATCGAGAAGGGCCAGCAGATCCGGCGCGACGAGCTGCTGCGACGCCTGGTCGACGTGCAGTACGACAGGAACGACGTCGACTTCCATCGCGGCGCGTTCCGCGTACGTGGCGACGTGGTCGAGATCTTCCCGGTCAGCGAGGAGACCAAGGCGATCCGCGTCGAGTTCTGGGGCGACGAGATCGATCGCATCCAGGAGATCGATCCGCTGCGCGGCAAGCCGATCCGGGAGCTGAGCGGCTACGCGATCTTCCCGGGCTCACACTACGTCACGCCCGAAGAGCAGCGGAAGCGCGCGATCGAGGGCATCAAGACGGAGCTGCAGGATCGGCTCGAGGGCCTCTCGAGCGAGATGAAGCTCGTCGAGAAGCAGCGGCTCGAGCAGCGCACGCTCTACGACCTCGAGATGATGGAGCAGACCGGGTTCTGCCACGGCATCGAGAACTACTCGCGGCACCTGAGCGGGCGGATGAAGGACGAGCCGCCGCCGGTGCTCATCGACTACTTCCCGCAGGACTTCCTGCTGGTGCTCGACGAGTCGCACCAGACGGTCCCCCAGATCGCGGCGATGTTCCGGGGCGACCGCGCGCGGAAGGAGATCCTCGTCGATCACGGGTTCCGTCTGCCGAGCGCGCTCGACAACCGGCCGCTGCAGTTCGACGAGTTCTGGCAGCGCGCGGGCGACACGATCTTCGTGAGCGCGACGCCCGGCGAGTACGAGCTCCAGGAGACGCAGGGCGAGGTCGTCGAGCAGATCATCCGCCCCACGGGGCTCATCGATCCGGTGATCCACGTGCGGCCGGTGACGAACCAGGTCGACGATCTGCTCGGCGAGATCCGGGGGCGCGTGGAGCGCGACGAGCGCGTGCTCGTCACCACGCTGACCAAGCGGATGTCCGAGGACCTGACCGAGTACTACTCGGAGCTCGGGGTGCGGGTTCGCTATCTCCACAGCGACATCGACACGCTCGAGCGCGTCGAGATCCTGCGCGACCTGCGGCGCGGCGAGTTCGACGTGCTGGTCGGCATCAACCTGCTGCGAGAAGGTCTCGATCTGCCCGAGGTGTCGCTCGTCGCGATCCTCGACGCCGACAAGGAAGGCTTCCTGCGCTCGCCGCGCTCGCTGATCCAGACGATCGGGCGCGCTGCGCGAAACGTCCGCGGCGAAGTGCTCATGTACGCCGACAAGGTCACCGACGCGATGCAGTACGCGATGGACGAGACCAATAGGCGCCGCGAGATCCAGCAGAAATACAACGAAGAGCACGGGATCACGCCGGAGACCGTGAAGCGCGCGGTGCTCGATCTCGACCCGTCGAGCGGCGGTGGCGACTGGTCGAGCGTGCCGCGCGGGCGCGACGTCGCGGACGACACGAGCAAGAGCCTGCCCGAGCGCATCGAGGAGCTGCGCAGCGAGATGTTGCTCGCGGCCGAGCAGCTCGAGTTCGAGAAGGCGGCGGAGCTGCGCGATCGGATCAAGAAGCTCGAGTCGCAGATGGATGGCGTCGACGTGGCGAAGAGCGCGTCGAGCGCATCGAGCGCGAAGAAGGCACCGGCGCGCGGGGCGGCGACGGCCCGTTCGGGCAATCGCGGACGGGCCCGGGGACGTTGA